One genomic segment of Labilithrix sp. includes these proteins:
- the proC gene encoding pyrroline-5-carboxylate reductase, which produces MKEKRLGFIGGGNMASALVKGLIHSGFAAQRIVVSDVDADRLSALATKHGVRTTTDNLALVKETDVVVLSVKPQVIDRVLGAIGKDVRADQLVVSVAAGVPIGAMEARFPAGTRVIRTMPNTPATVDAGATAIAAGSAATPDDVAIAKAMFSAVGRVVTLDESLIDAVTGLSGSGPAYVMLMIEALADGGVKVGLHRDTALLLAAQTVYGSAKLLLETGEHPGRLKDMVTSPGGTAIAGLHTLESGGLRRTLIDAVEAATNRAATLGEQMAQKLKPTT; this is translated from the coding sequence CTGAAAGAGAAGCGTCTCGGCTTCATCGGCGGCGGCAACATGGCGTCGGCGCTGGTGAAGGGCCTCATCCACTCCGGCTTCGCCGCGCAACGGATCGTCGTCTCCGACGTCGACGCGGATCGTCTCTCCGCCCTCGCGACCAAACACGGCGTCCGCACCACGACCGACAACCTCGCGCTCGTGAAGGAGACCGACGTCGTCGTGCTCTCGGTGAAGCCGCAGGTGATCGATCGCGTGCTCGGCGCGATCGGCAAGGACGTGCGCGCCGATCAGCTCGTCGTGTCGGTCGCGGCCGGCGTCCCGATCGGAGCGATGGAGGCGCGCTTCCCCGCCGGCACGCGCGTCATCCGCACGATGCCGAACACGCCCGCGACGGTGGACGCCGGCGCGACCGCGATCGCGGCGGGCAGCGCGGCGACGCCGGACGACGTCGCGATCGCGAAGGCGATGTTCTCCGCCGTCGGCCGCGTCGTCACGCTCGACGAGTCCCTCATCGACGCGGTGACCGGCCTCTCCGGCAGCGGCCCCGCGTACGTGATGCTCATGATCGAGGCGCTCGCCGACGGCGGGGTGAAGGTCGGGCTCCATCGCGACACCGCGCTCCTCCTCGCGGCGCAGACGGTGTACGGCTCGGCGAAGCTGCTCCTCGAGACCGGAGAGCACCCCGGCCGCCTCAAGGACATGGTGACGAGCCCGGGCGGGACCGCGATCGCGGGCCTCCACACCCTCGAGTCCGGCGGCCTCCGGCGCACGCTCATCGACGCGGTCGAAGCGGCGACGAACCGCGCGGCGACGCTCGGCGAGCAGATGGCGCAGAAGCTGAAGCCGACGACCTGA